A DNA window from Malus domestica chromosome 12, GDT2T_hap1 contains the following coding sequences:
- the LOC103423539 gene encoding pentatricopeptide repeat-containing protein At3g56550, with translation MCQTSKTKAILSLLQGCNSLQRFKKIHAHVITNGLQPHPAISNKLLNFCAVSVSGSLPYAQLLFHHHLQNPQTQDWNSLIRGFSNSPSPLQAIFYYNRMLSSGSDSSPDTYTFSFVLKACEKLKARKKCEEIHGAVVRFGYESDVVVCTNLIRSYAGDGLIESAEKVFDNMPERDLVSWNSMISCYSQQGLHHEALKMYNVMRNENLGLDGFTIVGLLSSCAHLGALNTGVQMHRITSEKGLLGNVYVGNALIDMYAKCGNLDSARSVFERMRKRDVFTWNSMIVGYGVHGCGDEAISFFERMLVEGVQPNSITFLGLLCGCSHQGLVEKGVEYCNVMISKFNVKPGIKHYGCLVDLFGRAGMLERALQVIRTSRAQDDPVLWRTLLGSCKIHKNVEIGEIAMRNLIQLGSSNAGDYVLLATIYSKEKNADGVAKMRKLIKTEGVKTTPGWSWIEIGDQVHKFVVDDKSHPDTNEIYRKLRAVVNRAALHGYVQEKCLITTSEFPFIDTDCLGTSASCHSEKLAITFGLARTPEGTPLRIVKNLRVCRDCHSFTKFVSQAFDREIIVRDRVRFHHFKGGLCSCKDYW, from the coding sequence ATGTGCCAAACTTCAAAAACCAAAGCCATCCTATCCTTATTGCAAGGATGCAACAGCCTCCAACGGTTCAAAAAAATCCACGCCCACGTCATCACCAACGGTCTCCAACCCCACCCCGCCATTTCAAACAAGCTGCTCAACTTCTGCGCCGTCTCCGTCTCCGGCAGCTTGCCCTACGCTCAGCTGCTcttccaccaccacctccaaaaCCCACAAACCCAAGACTGGAATTCCCTCATCAGAGGCTTTTCCAACAGCCCTTCTCCTCTCCAAGCCATTTTTTACTACAATCGCATGCTTTCATCTGGTTCCGATTCTTCCCCTGATACATACACTTTCTCCTTCGTGCTCAAGGCCTGTGAGAAACTGAAGGCCCGGAAGAAGTGTGAAGAGATTCATGGAGCTGTGGTAAGATTTGGGTACGAGAGTGACGTCGTTGTTTGCACCAATCTTATAAGGTCGTATGCGGGAGATgggttgattgagagtgcagaGAAGGTGTTTGATAATATGCCTGAGAGAGACTTGGTGTCTTGGAATTCTATGATTTCGTGTTACTCTCAACAGGGCCTTCACCATGAGGCGTTGAAGATGTATAATGTGATGAGGAATGAGAATTTGGGTCTTGATGGGTTTACGATTGTTGGATTGCTTTCGTCTTGTGCTCACTTGGGAGCATTGAATACTGGAGTTCAGATGCATAGAATCACTAGTGAAAAGGGGCTTCTGGGGAATGTTTATGTTGGGAATGCGCTTATTGATATGTATGCTAAATGTGGTAATTTGGATAGTGCTCGTAGTGTGTTTGAGAGGATGCGGAAGCGGGATGTTTTTACTTGGAACTCCATGATTGTTGGGTATGGAGTACACGGTTGTGGGGACGAAGCAATCTCATTTTTTGAGCGTATGTTGGTGGAAGGAGTCCAGCCGAACTCCATCACATTTCTTGGTTTGTTATGTGGATGCAGTCACCAAGGCTTGGTAGAGAAGGGTGTTGAGTACTGCAATGTGATGATCTCTAAGTTCAATGTTAAGCCTGGAATTAAGCATTACGGGTGCCTGGTGGATCTGTTTGGCAGAGCTGGGATGCTCGAAAGGGCACTTCAAGTTATTAGGACTTCTCGCGCCCAGGACGATCCAGTCCTTTGGCGGACCCTGCTTGGCTCTTGCAAGATTCATAAGAATGTAGAAATAGGGGAAATTGCCATGAGGAATCTAATCCAGCTAGGGTCATCGAATGCAGGGGACTATGTACTTCTTGCTACAATCTATTCAAAAGAGAAAAATGCAGATGGTGTTGCAAAGATGAGAAAGTTGATTAAAACCGAGGGAGTAAAGACAACTCCTGGTTGGAGCTGGATTGAAATTGGTGATCAGGTTCACAAATTTGTTGTGGACGACAAGTCACATCCTGACACTAATGAAATTTATCGGAAACTGAGAGCAGTTGTTAATCGAGCTGCTCTGCACGGTTATGTCCAGGAGAAATGTCTTATCACAACTTCTGAGTTTCCCTTCATAGACACAGATTGTTTAGGAACTTCTGCTTCATGTCACAGCGAGAAGCTGGCAATCACTTTTGGCCTGGCAAGAACTCCAGAAGGAACGCCTTTACGAATAGTTAAGAACCTGAGAGTTTGTAGAGATTGCCATTcgtttacaaagtttgtttcgCAAGCTTTCGATCGAGAAATAATTGTTAGGGATCGTGTTCGGTTTCATCACTTCAAGGGTGGATTATGTTCATGTAAAGATTATTGGTAA
- the LOC114819972 gene encoding rhicadhesin receptor-like — protein MAAVFALFLVALATVFGSSAADPDMLQDICVADYAAGVKVNGFVCKDAANATAEDFFSAGLAKPGLTNNTFGSLVTAANVQKIPGLNTLGVSLARIDYAPGGINPPHTHPRATEIVYVLEGVLDVGFITTANKLISKTIQKGEVFVFPKGLVHFQNNNGKGPASVIAGFNSQLQGTVNIALTLFAATPEVPDHVLTKTFMVGTKMVDKIKSRLAPKA, from the exons ATGGCGGCTGTCTTTGCTCTCTTTCTTGTGGCTCTTGCCACCGTCTTCGGCAGCTCTGCCGCTGATCCTGACATGCTTCAGGACATTTGCGTTGCCGACTACGCCGCCG GCGTGAAAGTGAATGGGTTCGTCTGCAAGGACGCAGCAAATGCAACCGCAGAGGACTTTTTCAGCGCCGGACTAGCCAAACCAGGCCTCACCAACAACACATTCGGCTCCCTGGTGACAGCAGCCAATGTCCAAAAAATCCCCGGCCTCAACACCCTCGGCGTCTCGCTCGCCAGAATCGACTACGCCCCCGGTGGAATTAACCCGCCTCACACCCACCCCAGAGCCACGGAAATTGTTTACGTTCTTGAAGGAGTATTGGACGTCGGATTCATCACCACGGCAAACAAGCTCATCAGCAAAACCATCCAGAAAGGCGAAGTCTTTGTGTTCCCCAAAGGGTTGGTTCACTTCCAGAACAACAACGGGAAGGGTCCGGCTTCCGTGATTGCCGGGTTCAACTCTCAGCTGCAGGGCACGGTGAACATTGCACTCACATTGTTCGCTGCCACGCCGGAGGTGCCGGATCATGTGCTGACTAAGACATTCATGGTGGGAACTAAGATGGTCGACAAAATCAAGTCTAGGCTTGCACCCAAGGCCTAG